ctgctcaaaggccagttttcccagagactcaatcatcttcctggtctctggactccagtgtggatctgtcccagatcttccatcatacttgatgttcttcagtttggcctgaaccaccaggaagtggatgtacatctcagtcagagtcttgggcagttgtcttctgtctgtgctcttcaacacgtcctccagaactgtagcagtgatccagcagaagactgggatgtgacacatgatgtggacactTCGGGACCTctggatgtgggagatgattgtgttggtctgttcttcatctctgaacctcttcctgaagtactcctccttctgtgggtcagtgaaccctctgacctctgtcaccatgtccacacactgagcagggatctgattggctgctgcaggtcgtgtggttatccagaggcgagcagagggaagcaggttccccctgatgaggttcatcagcagcacatccactgagctggactctgtcacatcagtcaggatctgagcgttgttgaagtccagaggaggtcgacactcatccagaccgtctaagatgaacaccacctggaggtcttcaaagatccagattcctgcttctgtggtttcagtgaagaagtgctgaaccagttccaccaaactgaacttcttctgtttcagcacattcagctctctgaaggtgaatggaaatatgaagtggatgtcctggttggctttgtcttcagcccagtccagactgaacttctgtgtggacactgttttcccgacgccggccacgccctttgtcagcaccgttctgattggctgatctctgtcaggtggtgttttaaagatgtcttcacatgtgatggttgttggtggtctgtgtgggttcctggatgctgtttcaatctgtctgacctcatgttcctggttgacctctgtagcccctccctctgtgatgtagagctctgtgtagatctggttcaggagggttttggggtttcctgctttagcgatgccctcaaacacacactcaaacttctgctgcaggttacgtttcagtttccgctgctgaactccagaccgacttcctgaatgcagacccagatcaaaccatcagtctcacagtaaatccaagtattttcatctgttcaatctggacagaatggtcttactgctgtgcagacgctcagccagctcctcctgcttcagcctcctcaggaagttcagtgtgatctgcAGAAAAGCCTcggagctcctcctctgctcttcatcctcatcactcagactctctaagcattctgggtaatctggaCTCAGAACCTGCTGGAACTTCTTCAGTTGGTTCTTGACAAAcgtgcagatgttctcctccagcagctggaacacaaaacatgatgaaagacacaaagtccaacatggaccaaagctcaggtccatgttggacacagtgacgtccactggtctgaaaccagcagcaggacatgattggacagaacagatggaccagtagatgttggacatgtacacacctgaaatatggagtccagctgagtctgatcctgtagaccagtgggaacctctgagctctgctgctccactctgtggaccaaacatcaacaatgagctcacattatttctgtccacactgacacccacaggtggacacacctggaccacaacatgagtcacatgaccccctgtagtgggacaggtgtcctggtcctgctgatccctCTGAGAATCCACATCTGAGTgtgtttggagcttcacactcactgggttCAGTTGATCTCATCCACATTTGgatgaaaccaacagctctgtcctaaTAATGTGTGTCCTCACCATCTGCACtcacaacatatgatacaaaggtgttcaatggaccaggaaccaaccctggactctgatccaggatcatccaggaccaggtcccactacaacaggttttcattgatcaggtttagtgtgattctcctgccagagtctgaaccacagactgaagaaaaagaccatgtgactctgacggttcaacaggactaactttaggtcggacatagaacgccaagttaggactgactgagctgaaaaccctgttggtgaatctggaccagatctgaggttcacttactgagtctgtgGAACACGACATTTTTTAAAGTATATCGGTCGACccatggagtcatcactcttcatggacacacagctgggtccaggtccaggtccaggtctgtgaacattgatggtacagtggttttagtgctgaactctgacTTTGATCTGGTTGATGTTGTACATTGTGTTCCATAATTCAACAGAACACAGTGAAATCGAACTTTGTGTAACATAGTGTAGTTTAATATCAGTAACAGAAATTCATGTTGAGTCATTTAATGTTACATTAATCTGACAGTTTTAATGAACTGTTTTACTTGAGGTTAATATTTTAATACATATAATACCAGACTAAAACACATTACATGTCAGAGTTATTAGAGTTTAAACTGaaactgcaataataataataataataataataataataataataataataataaatggatgTTTAAATTACAGTAAATATTAACGTCCTTCTCCTGGATGCAGTAGAACTTCCTGGTATATGACATAGTCAATGTTAGGATGGAATCTAAATGGtgtcagcttttattttgaaaggtttcaCAGGAAGCATTAGTGTCCTGATGTGTCTGACTTtgaagaaaaagaccatgtgactctgacggttcaacaggactaactttaggtcggacatagaacgccaagttaggactgactgagctgaaaaccctgttggtgaatctggaccagatctgaggttcacttactgagtctgtgGAACACGACGTCTTTTAAAGTATATCGGTCGACccatggagtcatcactcttcatggacacacagctgggtccaggtccaggtccaggtctgtgaacattgatggtacagtggttttagtgctgaactctgacTTTGATCTGGTTGATGTTGTACATTGTGTTCCATAATTCAACAGAACACAGTGAAATCTAACTTTGTGTAACATAGTGTAGTTTAATATCAGTAACAGAAATTCATGTTGAGTCATTTAATGTTACATTAATCTGACAGTTTTAATGAACTGTTTTACATGAGGTTAATATTTTAATACATATAATACCAGACTAAAACACATTACATGTCAGAGTTATTAGAGTTTAAACTGAaagagcaataataataataataataataataacaataataataataataataataataataataattattattattattatataaatggATGTTTAAATTACAGTAAATATTAACATCCTTCTCCTGGATGCAGTAGAACGTCCTGGTATATGACATAGTCAATGTTAGGAATGAATCTAAACGGtgtcagcttttattttgaaaggtttcaTAGGAAGTGTttgtgtcctgttgtgtctgactttgtttagactgaagaaaaagaccatgtgactctgacggttcaacaggactaactttaggtcagacatagaacgccaagttaggactgactgagctgaaaaccctgttggtgaatctggaccagatctgaggttcacttactgagtctgAGGAACACGACCTGTTAGAAAGTCTATCCATCGATAcatggagtcatcactcttcatggacacacagctgggtccaggtccaggtcctgtggGGGGTCTGTGGGTGGTCTCCCAGGGAGGGGctccctcctgtctgtcctcactctgatccattctgctgaatccacatcagaacacaaaccatcagtccagacctgaatccacactCATTCCTCCTGTACATGACAAACAGCAGCTCagtctacttttattttgaaaggtttcacaggaagtgttagtgtcctgttgtgtctgacTTTTATCTGTAGACGTCGACTGAGGAAGGTCAGAAACCTGTTGAAGTGGGTTTCTTTGACCTGAACAGCAGCTCTGTATCACCTGATCACATTCTAGTTCAACAATAACTGACTAAActgtgaaggtcaaaggtcaacagttaTCAGAGTCCAATCAAAACCACTTCATGAATCCAGACTGATTTAAACATCCCAAACATGTGTAAAGTGTTTCCAGATCAGTTTGTCGTCACAGACTCAGATCAAAGCGTCCTGATTGGATTCACAGAGTCCCAGATCCAACTCACCTGTGGACGTCCAACACTAAAGGCTTTGTGTTCGTCACCGCTGAGCTGTTTCCTGGTTCAGTCTGAGTCTCACCTGGAAAGAGATCAGGTGTCAACGCCTGCAGTGGGAGGAGCTCTGAACCGTCACATGACATGTTACTGGAAGGTGATCGGCTCGTTTGTTTGGTCGTCACGGTGATGCTTTGACACAGTGTAAATGTGCAGCAGAAAACACTGATTCTGCTTCAAATTAATCATCAATCCATTTATTATTGATTCATCTATGAATAAACGAatcaacctgttaattacagacatTATTCAATCATTTCATGGactttaaatgagttttttttctttttgtcagtgACAGTTTTAGTTGATGGTAAATGTCTATGTTCCATAAACTAATCCATTTTGGATCCTTTTGGACCTACATATGTCACTGTAAGACGCAGAAAACCACTGATGAGCTGAACTCACATCCCTGAGGAAATCCACATGAGCGTGGACCTGAACATCCAAGTGGTGTTGGACCTCCCACTGTGTTCGACTCAAGTCCTGCTGTCAGACCCACAGGTGGATCAGACTAAACGCTGGTGTGACGGCCTGAACACCACTAAactgtgtgacctctgacctctggagcAGGTTCATCCTCTGCTTTACCTTCATTCTGGATCCTGAAAGAGTCTGAATCTAATGAAAATGATCCAATCACATCCAGACAACACAATGAACCTGCTGTGATTGGCTCCAGGGTGTGGGAATCTGTAATCCTCCAGGGTTTAAGTTCAGAAAATTATTGACCTTTTGCTAATTTTGAGTCGAACTTCAGAGGTCTGAGAGatgaatacagacaaaaacagacacatgaGGATTTTCTCTCAGTTCTTTTTCCATGTTTGTCTTTCGTTGGGGGGTCTCCAGGGGGCAGTAAATGTACAGGGATGCAGAAGCGTTCATGTCTACAGTCATTATCACAGTGAAAACCACAATCACATGTTACTGCGAACTGGTTTTTATGGGAACTGCTCTTTTACAGAGAAGTGTGACCACATTATGATCAAAATCGAAAGAAACAAACTGAGTTTTACTGTTTAGCTTCAACGGTTCTTACTCAGAAGTGATCgagttaatgtttaatgtttcagGACAACAGTTCAGTGATATAAGGGTTTATCAGGAGTCCCCACAGTCCTTGAACGCACCGCAGTCACTCTGGGTGGGGCCTCCTCGTGACCAGTTTTTCTTCCCTAAaagttttttattctatttttatttcttttctttattttctcctATTTGCTGGTGGTGTTCGGTGGTTCAGGTGTCAGACCAGGTTCGGTtctaaaccccccaccccccccccgacTTACTTCCGGTCTGAACTGGGTTCTGTGACGCAGTTGACTCGGTGTGGGTTCCTCAGAGCTTCAGAACCTTCAGCCTCAGTTGGACCATGTGAAAGCAGACCTGAGCCGACGGAGGTCTGAGTCCAGAACCTCCTCTTCTGAGCCGGACCCGCTTTCAACAGGCCTCGGTACCGGACCCGGATCCGGTTAACGGAAAAGCGGTTAAAGTGACACCGAGCGGCGGGTGTTTCCGGTTCAGACTGGAGCTGAAGTCCAGAGCCCCAGTGAGCAGCGACAACACAGAGATAGAAGGGGTCAAAGAGGTGAACTTTACCTGATAAGACGACGGACGAGAGGAAGAAAAGGCAGAAGTGACAGAGTTCAGGGAGGAGTTTATGAaactgactcacacacacacacacacacacacacacacacacacacacacacacacacacacgggggaGGGGCTTCAGTTCAGGTTCTACAGTCAGACCAGTATGACctgcagtcaaataagaacagaagaacctacaaaaaagaagGACTCCAGATTTTCTactcggtttgatgtggaaaaaaacaaattaaataatgcctataaataatgacaacttcaattttttctgttagtgcaaaaaaataacattaaattatgaaaatatttacatttataaactatcctgtaacaataaaatgtgaataatctgaacaaatatgaacctgaaatatctacagaaaattcagcccaatttgaaccattttctgcctgttcctcagtgtttcgtgcctttgtagatctgatccataacgcacatgtacagggtgtcccataagtctccatacataggaaaagtaaacgtttcttgacataaaccatttttatttctataatatgctctatataactgccattttgtcgggaacacatttcaatacatgtcctccactgctgaagaactataaagaagaaatagaaagaaatacatgttagaaccatatatgtatggaatgtattacgtctcctatgtatgcagacttatgggacaccttgtagaaatgagaagttgaggcagaatattgttaaaattgcacttattttctttaagaaattccatttttttctggttattcatatcttttttgtttggatagtttataaaagtaagcgattttataatttaatgaagggttttttgcactgaaacaaagacaacaattagGAGTTGTCACTAATTgtaattcatcatattttaaactgttttaatggTGCTTTATTGTATTTTACGGGCATTCTAATTGTATTCTACTTGcactgttttattcgtttttcgcaatgtaaagttgctactttacagtgttacatgtactccatgtgtctccccctacctcccccctctccttatatctctatcgctctctcttttctcctcctttactctctctctttaaccccagctggtccaggCAGTCATCCATCCCtcaggagtctggctctgctccaggtttctgctgttaaagggaagttcttcctcgccactgtcaccagtcacaagtgttagctcctggaggattctgttgggtttctgtaaatttgatttgatttgataaagcactttgtgactctgtctgtgaaaagtgctctataaataaaatgtacttacttatttgtttgaatagtttatagaagtattttcataatttaatggggggggggggggggttacaccaTTGAGAGCCCTAATCTACAAGAATAGAAGAAACTACAAAAAATAaggactccagattttcttctcagtttgatgtgaaaaaaaaaattacattatacctataaataatggcaacttcaaatttttctttgttttagtgcaaaaaataacattaaattatgaaaatatttacaaactatcctgtaacaataaaatgtgaataatctgaagaaaatatgaacaacctgaaatatctaaagaaaattaagcacaatttgaaccattttcttcctgttcctcagtgtttagtgtctttgtagatttgatccagaatgcacatgtagaaatgagaagttgaggcagaaaatagttaaaattgcacttatttttcttaagaaattgcagttttttcaggttattcacatcctatttgtttggatagtttatacaagtaagtatttttataatttaatggttttttttgcactaaaacaaagaccaaaatctggagttgtcattatttataggttattgtgttattattccactgcagatcaaatcgggctgaatgtgtccccttaaagaaaatgagtttgagaggcCTGTTCTAATGGAACTAGTGGCTAAAGTCAGTCACACCTCCACTTTCTTCCAAATAACTCGCAGTTCGttcacaatattaaaatacaggcCTATAGttcatgcacatttttttttctggtttgtgtGAAATTACTATAAACACATAGGTGAGCTGGGTTAGTCCTGACCCCTCATCATCTGTAACAGTGTTGGGGgatggaaaatgtgtttatttacaaGTGCCAATAAACCAAGATGAATGAGAAAAGGCCAAAACCATCAGGTGGCCAAAAGgaggaaaggaaaaagaaagaaaaggagaagaggacAAACAGGCAAAAGATAAAGGtatgcatgtttgtgttttgttttgttggggggggggtctcTCGCTAGAAGCACCACTGTAAACATCCTGTGGAATTAGATTAAATCTGtacaaaatggaagaaatagtcaGAAGAGTGTCAGCCCTATTTGTCTTTCCTGGGAAAACCATGGGAGGATGGAGACAGACCCAGATCCAGTTCTGTAAAACTCAACCAGATGCATGTGTGATGGAAATACCGATGCTTTCTTTACTTGGTCTTGGGTGGTCGGGGGTGGTGGCAGCAGCAGACGTCAGGTTGATGCCGGCTGAAGCTGAACATGGTTCTGGTGCAGCTGCTGAAGGAATCAACAGGTCAGAATAAAAACCAAGTTCTGAAAATGATGGATGGCTGCTCATTCATTTTAATATTCAATCCTTCTGTGTATTATACTTATGTGTGGCTCCATTActgccttttgtttttgttttttttttttaccattccaATAAGACATCAGTAAGAGCAGCCTACATGATATGTTTCCACTTGGCTCTTGTTAACTCCATTATGTCTACGGCACAGATGACATCTTTTCCTGTGCTATCAGAATGCTTTACCTGGTAGGTAAGGGGTGCTGGCAGCAGATGTCGAGGCAGTCACTGAAAGGATAAAcatttcagaataaaaaaaaaaaaacaagttataaAAATGAAGGAGGGCTGATAATTCATTCTAATATAGTTCCGTGTGGCTCTATCAGTTCCCATTTTTCCATTTACACAATATATCTGTATATGAGTTGCGTACATGACATGTTTGCATTTGGCTTTTGTTAACTCCATTAAACCAAAAGCACAGATTACACGGGTCAATATATAACTGAGGGACTTTGAGTTTCCTTTACAGGGGAACAAAGTTGACAGGTATAGCTGACGTTTCTGCTGTTTTCAGGATCAAAATCAACAGAAAGATTCCTCTAAATATCATATACACAATTTagtaaaattgaaagttatttatgaagatattgtagtaacactgttgacataagagtgcgataaatacacacttgactgaCACGcgactttatattaaataaagaACATACCTCTGAGTCttaccagtgttttcttcaggaggaaatgatgTCATGTGGAATAGGTCAtgtaatttggattttttttccccaagaattTATTTTTCATCGATAGAGCATACGAAAAATAGAACATAATAAGAATATGCAAAACAGACATTCCGAACCATAATAATCATAAactaataaaaagacaaaaaaaaaaaaacaaaaacaataataaataaaattaaacataaacagacaaaatataaatagtaaataaattaaagagaataaaaatgaagatccAACAATAAGTAAAGGTACAGttagaaaagggaagaaaaataacattttaatatGAAGTGGCAGATCAATTTACTCAAGGTAATTATAGTAAAAATGAAGCACTGACaaacattttttattacatttaatatGTTTTAGAGACTCAAAATAGATTTTCAGCTCTATTAAAAAGGAATTAAATTGCTGGGGATGCTTTGGATATCTTTGCTTTATGAATATGAAATTTACCCAAAAGAATGAAGAGGTCGACTGTTAAAATAATTATGAGAAAAGTATCCAAAATGAATCATGTTTTCATCAAACTGATACTTTACTGCAGTTTTGATAAAAAGAAAATTTCCCAATTTTTCCCAAAAAGTGAAACAAAACTGACATTTCTAAAATAAACAGATGATACTTTCACTATCACTTTTACAGAAGGTGCTTTGGAATgaacacacttccttcagaggGGCTTTTGTAAACGGTAACTTCTAGTTCAAAGTCATTTCTCGGACACAGATTGTAGCATACCCCCCGAATGAAGGATGGCACTTTACTGGTGATTTTTTAGATTTAATAGCACTAAATCCATAAATCAACCGTAAGAGCTAaagaacacacaaataaaaacatgtgtAATTACAAAGCACTTACATTTCACATTAGCAAAATAACTGAGGATTAGCTTGACTGAAACCTAGCAATAAACGTTAAATTAGCTCGCTTGCGTAGACGACAAATTAATAAATCAGTGAGAGACTCAAAATATTTCATAACATCTCTACATTTGTGCCTCTTCAGATGGACAGCTAATACAGAACAATGAAGTGACTGTTTGGAACTTTCTTTACCGTTTTTAAACCTTTTATCTCCTTCTAATATTAAGACAGGAAGTtactcttcaaaataaaagtccgcTACGTCCGAACCGAAAGTTAGCCTTTACGTAGCCAAAATAATAATGCTTAGGGTTATCTACACAGATACAATTTGctattttccatataaaacttaatatattgccaaaaaataaatatctgtcatgattatctcaactaaATAAAAAGAACAGAATTAAAACAATGTTTGAATAAGCTGATTTTATTATTGTTtggctaattagaaggtggttgttattagaTTCGgacggttatttagttgacattttagtacaTGTAATCACATCTTAATTATTTATTGATCAGTGATTGTTtctgtaatgaaataattatggaatttttaaaggcATGATCATTATGAACATAAAAAACgtatttatttactttgtatCCAATGCATATCCCGCAGACTTCAGTAGTCCCTCACTCATATACTGACCCACACACTTTCATTTGCGTTCGGACTGTTTTCTTTACCTGGGAGTAGGAGCTGCTTCCCAGTTCCTATGCTGTCCGAATGCACCTGGATCCTGAAAACATTAGAGGAACCTCATAAATCCGTCCAGAGTCGAAGGCAAACATGACGCACTTAAAATTCGACAGGATGTTTTCTGCAGAACCAGGTTCAACCCCACCCCAGCTCAGTCACGTCACTTCTCTTTACCAAAGTAATTCTGTTTCCAAAATAAGCGCCTGTACCTCAGAGACACTGGGGTAGTCCAGAGTGTACTCAGTTATTTTTCTGTCAGAACTGCGTATTCCCTCTTCTGAATCCCCCTGATCTGAACCATTCAGTCCAATCTGCgacacaaggttttttttttttttaaatccaacttTATCAAAATCTGGACATACATTCCGAAGAAttacagaaaacattttttttcctgactcaGAATCGATATCGACCTTATGCTGAAACAATATTTGTAAAGaccattatataaataaataaataaataaataaataaaaataaaagacaaaggtCTTCTCAGGTATCAATGCATTTAAATTTTCATAcacaatcaaggcttgtttggttttaacatgtttcagtattttttttttaatttttttttttttgaagtttggTATTTCATTTACAGGTGCAGCTCACAAAATTAGAATATCacgaaaaagttcaatattttttgtcactcatttcagaaagtgaaacccatatattatatgactcattagacctagtgaaatatttcaagccttatttcttgaaattttgatgtttctggcttacagataatgaaaacccaaaattctgtgtctcagaaaattagaatattgcataaaatcaattaaaaaaggatattttaaacagaaatgtcaggcttctgtaAATTCTGTTCATTTCTATGAACTCCAGACTTGGTTGTTTCTACTTTTACATGAATTCCTGCATCATTGTGTCatgtcatggaggtgatcagcctgtggacctgctcaggtggaatggaagcccaggttgctttgatcgtgtccttcagctcatctgcATTGGTGGATCTGCTGTCTCTCATCGTCCTCTtgacaatactccatagattctctatggggttcaagtcaggtgagttttctggccaGTCAGTCCCAGTAACACCATGGCCACTGCAGCAGCTTTAGAcacctttggcagtgtgggcaggtgccaagtcctgctggaaaatgaagacAGCATCTGCATGAAGCTGGTCAGCTGAagctgttgatactggcacaaggaacaaatgattaaattttggtggtgattgggggtggaaatgtgaacgagaaaggcagaataaacgtctgtCAGATGAGTGACACATATAGAGAGAACCCAGTTCCATGGAATCCAtgattctgaggtaagttttaaactggtttcagaatgagtcagttCCATTCACGCAGCTGCTTGTGTTTCCAGTAGAACCTACAAACTGCACCTGATCAAGTCatcatcattttataatagtgagcaaatactactg
The sequence above is a segment of the Sphaeramia orbicularis chromosome 2, fSphaOr1.1, whole genome shotgun sequence genome. Coding sequences within it:
- the LOC115436158 gene encoding protein NLRC3-like, which translates into the protein MSCDGSELLPLQALTPDLFPGETQTEPGNSSAVTNTKPLVLDVHSRMDQSEDRQEGAPPWETTHRPPTGPGPGPSCVSMKSDDSMYRWIDFLTGRVPQTQPGPGPGPSCVSMKSDDSMGRPIYFKRRRVPQTQPGPGPGPSCVSMKSDDSMGRPIYFKKCRVPQTQVEQQSSEVPTGLQDQTQLDSIFQLLEENICTFVKNQLKKFQQVLSPDYPECLESLSDEDEEQRRSSEAFLQITLNFLRRLKQEELAERLHSRSRSGVQQRKLKRNLQQKFECVFEGIAKAGNPKTLLNQIYTELYITEGGATEVNQEHEVRQIETASRNPHRPPTTITCEDIFKTPPDRDQPIRTVLTKGVAGVGKTVSTQKFSLDWAEDKANQDIHFIFPFTFRELNVLKQKKFSLVELVQHFFTETTEAGIWIFEDLQVVFILDGLDECRPPLDFNNAQILTDVTESSSVDVLLMNLIRGNLLPSARLWITTRPAAANQIPAQCVDMVTEVRGFTDPQKEEYFRKRFRDEEQTNTIISHIQRSRSVHIMCHIPVFCWITATVLEDVLKSTDRRQLPKTLTEMYIHFLVVQAKLKNIKYDGRSGTDPHWSPETRKMIESLGKLAFEQLKKGNLIFYESDLTECGIDISSASVYSGVFTEVFKEERGLYQDKRFCFIHLSVQEFLAALHVHQTFTNTGVNLLSEEQTTSWWFVSPQAQFYQTAVDQALQSPNGHLDLFLRFLLGLSLLTNHRLLQGLMKQTGSCPRTNQKTAEYIKKKISEKLSVEKSINLFHCLNELEDRSLVDQIQMYLRDRRLFSYELSPAEWSALVFILLSSDKDLDEFDLNKYSNTEEVLLNLLPVVKASNKAVLTVYDLSERGCEGLSSVLRSQSSSLRHLELRTNDPKDSGLKILSDGLRSPDCKLETLRLDICNLSERSCEGLSSVLRSQLSMCNPSDRSCEGLSSVLRSQFSSLTLLDLDNMDLKDSGLKILSDGLRSPDCKLETLRLSGCLITEDGCSSLVSALQSNPSHLRLLDELTLDPNTANKRLKLSENNKKVERVEEVQSYPDHQDRFDYYPQLMCSTGLTGRCYWEVQWSGQVHIAVTYRGIRRKGESEDCEFGENDQSWSLYCNEGRYTVCHNNKYTRLPQSSSPSSPCLWSGTVSVYVDCPAGSVSFCRVSSNKLIHIYTFKTTFTEPLFGGFRLMYPGSTVCL